From Deltaproteobacteria bacterium, a single genomic window includes:
- a CDS encoding mandelate racemase/muconate lactonizing enzyme family protein, protein GLGIEIDEDRLRRYAKRFHVMTPARLAIKTIREKGLKTALELRKKKRG, encoded by the coding sequence CGGGCCTCGGCATCGAGATCGACGAAGATCGCCTGCGCCGGTACGCGAAACGCTTTCACGTCATGACCCCCGCCCGGCTCGCGATCAAAACGATCCGCGAAAAGGGACTCAAGACCGCGCTCGAACTCCGAAAGAAGAAGCGCGGATAG